The Ptychodera flava strain L36383 chromosome 16, AS_Pfla_20210202, whole genome shotgun sequence region AGACGATTGATATCCTTCTGTTCAAAATAAGTTCAAAGTTCAGAGCTTTGAGGTGAAAGTTCACTGAATACCCTGATGCTCacagttaaagttattttccaACAGTAATACAATGGTACTCACACTGAAATATCAAACTTTTTCCAAGTCAGCCCTACAAAGCCGCTATTTTGaaacataaatatttattttcttccaTAAGCTGCCTAATTCTTACATGGATATATATTGACTGTATGGTATGTTTGATCTCTGTTGTCAAGGAAACTATGCATGCTTTCATGGAAAAAGCACTTCAAAAGGTTGATGAAAAATTCATACCACATGATGAAGTGAGAGCTATCCTGTTGGTAGAATGTACTGATCTCAAAGATGAACTttcttctttaaccctttgagtgctgtaatttttcccgccaaaattttactgcaacattttaccaatttttatgaattttttctgcattttttgataattttggagcaaaaggacatcacatttcatcggctacagtttttttaccaaagttttggcaaaaatttgaaaaaattgacaggcggatattttataaaggcgacaaaaattgactgtggcacccaaagggttaatcaggAGAGTACTACGCAAGCTTACACCAACATTGTCATCACAACATGTCCTTTGATCAGGTGTTAGTATGAGTTTCCATCCAatttattataaatatatatgctgttttgatacataatatTGATAGCACCagggtgaaaaaaatcatacaatttATGAAGGCACAACATGTTTTTCTGGAAAATGTAAGTAATTAAATATATGCAAGTACACTACGTCAATTATTCTAAATTGTTTATAGATGAGAACGGGATATGTATAAAGGCAATAACTTGGTAGAATGACCTGGTTGATTTGTTATTTGTGTAAACATCCAAAACATAGAaaatactgtactgtacagttTTTTGTCCAAAAAGACTTTATTCCAAGCTGCTGGACAAATTCTATCTTAACACGTACGCTGGTTTGATGCATAATGTATTATCATTTTAGGAAACACATATCTAAACCAAATTTTCAGGTCAGTTAATAATGTAAAATATCACTGTTTGGATCATCATATTTGAGAACTTCAGTGTCCATAAAGAGTAATTCTGTGAATGCTGCGTTTATGGAACTGTACTGCTAATGGTTTTCTCTGTACCATTCttgtaaatttcaatacattgcaggAAATGTAATTTATCATTAATTTTACTGTTTGACTTTAAGCCAGCAagataaatcatttcatatcattttcaatagaagattgaatttttgccaaaatgtcaCTTACGACCGTCTAGCACTGACGCAACAAAATATAATGTATCATTCATTTTACTGCAGTTTGATTAATTTCATGTGTTTTCACTACCAGACAATTTAGACTGGCTAATCTTTGCCTCCAAAATTCAACCCCACATTTTCTTTAACGCCACATTACGAATTGTAGAAACGAATCCCAAGAAATTTAAAATAGATTTACCGGAACTCGAAGAGAGAAAAAATTTTGTCCTGCGAACCAAAGAGCTGGTGAAAGAAATGAAGGACCATATGGCCAGTCCCAGTACTAAGTCAAGGGAAGAGAGAAAATCAAGACAGGTGGGTTCCAAAAGTTGCTCTGTTGGATGGGTCAtataccctttcacccccatcaCCCAATGGAGTTACCCAATTCTGTTTCCAAAATAACGAGTTCATGCGAGGATTTGGCAATGAAAGGGGTAGTAAAGtgtaattttagcaattttttgtcTACAGTTTCATTAGTTATCAAATAGTTGTTGCCGACCTAATTAAATTCTCAATTTGTGtgatgcatatatctaatttgagAATGCGAAGATCCTAATTTGGTAGTGTGTCATCGGCAAAAATGTTCACGCTCGCACAGGTTAGAAGAATAAGTCTGTTTGTCGAATGAGAAAAAAGCTTGCTTTAAATGTAGCTTCAGTCTATTGTGAATTTGATGATAAATTGACCTGTTACCTGTTCTCTTACTTTGACATCTTTGTGATATTTGTTTACAGCCCCTAGTCTACTATGCAGCTTATAATTTTTGCCTTACATTTAATTGCGTCAATGTCTCCTCAGTGTGCCCTCAGTAATCTCGCTAAGCTAGCCCCAAAGCAAATGTACAGTTAAACCTGGTCTGCTATGCCAGCTTATTGAACCAGGCTACAGAAGGCTTAAAGgtgtacagtcacctgtaaatatgcccatatatgctCAAAGGGACattccttgatattcaaaatgcccatgttagggcactgtttttaaaaagcagccacccgcttaaaatctgtgattggttagattttctatttccatggtaactgtggcgaaATTGGAACAGGTTACAATACACctgtaaccctttgagtgccaaagtcaatttttgtcatctttaaaaatttccCCAGTCAACATTTTCTAGatgttttccaaaattttgataaaaaactgtagccagtgaaatgttatgtccattttgttcaaaattatcaaaaaaagtacctaaaaattcataaaaattggtaaaatgttgaactATAATTTTGGTGGTAAAAATTACGGCACTCAAAGAGCTACTAACATCAGGCTAGGTGAGGACCCCATCACCTAGCCAATGAAGGGATATGAGAGATTTTTCTTCACAACAGTTCTTTCCCGACCAATCTTTCCCTCCCTCTTCCAGAGTTTAATGCCAAACGGACCAAAAAGAGGGCAGGACAAGTACACTAGGTTAGAGAATGACATTGAGCAATCCAACCAAAGATACCTAGATGACAcgagacaacaacaacaactgataaTGTCACATCAAGACGAGCAGTTAGAAAAAGTAGGAGATTCTGTTACCGTTTTAAAAAGCATGGGTCAGACCATCGGCAATGAACTTGACGAACAGGCTGTGTAAGTATGATATTCATCTGTAATATTACCTTGCAACGTTTAGTTTCCCTGATGGCTTTGTTATTTTACTGTTTCGGaactgtcagatattttgaatgcACACTACACTGTTTTCCATACTGTTATTCTTTCTTGACATCTTTTGTATCACAGTGCAAGTTCCCATTCttaatatttaatgaatatattctaattattatacacctatgTCTGTAACCTATGGGGTTTCGTTGTACAGTAAATTTTGGTGTAGAAGACAGGGAGTCTAATTGACACTGAGTACAAAGGCTTTGGTATTATGGGACCttagttgacctttgacctcataccAGTTAATGTAAACGCTGGGAAAACAAGATATTTCActgtagtttttaaaaaatattcatctAACAATCATTAAGTCAAGCAGTGAATgatggtcagtccaaaacctgtAAATTAATGCAAAATTATGCCACGGAACTACAATTTCTAGCACGTGCGCTGCACTGTGCGGGTTGAATTTTCATTCTGTATGCTTAGCGGATGCGATGATCGTATTTCCAATTTGCTCAAGAGCATGCAACGTATATTGTATGACAGAGCATTCTCAAAACCCTGTACATTTAAACATTTCCAGTAAAATTTGACTAGATCATACGACAGTACTTCCGCTGTACAATCTAATTGGACATAAAtgctggtattttgtgaataaccttgtATTATGATGAATATAGTATGGCAATTAAGGTGCCTAATTGTTCATTACCAGACTTCAGTCAGTTGAACTCTATTGTAGTTTGGCGCCTTATTCTGTAAGAGTAtcaaaatcagccatgttctgAAAATGACTGGTATTACTGTCAGCTTATTAGAGTtggttgaaaagaaaaaatgaatCAAAAAGCATGAGAACGCACCCACATAGGATGAACCGATGAAACCTAATCAGATCTCCATTGCATACGTGTGTCTACGTTCTTCTGAAATTTGTGTATCTATAGACAACCATATTGAAATGCAGAAGTAAAGGAAGGTAAAATATAAATGAtcagaaatataatttttttggaACGACAGATACAACAACAAGATTCCCATCATAGTGAATATAATATGGCAAGGTATGTGCCAAATATTTTGAAGTAGTTGAACATGGGAAGAGAAGGCACAATCTTCCCTCTTGTGTATTGTCAGATAAATACATATAAAAGATACCCATCATGAAGATACATAAATGAATCAATAGATGAGAATTATAATGTACCGGTAAAGTAAAAATatgatatgtttttttttacatgaCAGAATGTTGGATGATTTCTCAACTGAGATGGAGAGAACAGATTCAAAGCTTGACGGCGTTATGaagaaaatggcaaaagttACAAGAATGTCAAATGGTGAGAGCAAATATCTATTCTGTTCTTTTGACATCTCTTCTTTGATTTGACCTGTCATATCGCTGGGCAGAATCATGATATCAAAAACTGATTTTCCAATAAAATAACTGGTGCTGATCCATTCGTAAGATCAGCAACTGTACTTTGTAAATGTGAACTCAAAGTGCAAAAACCTTGTGTGAGTATTCTATCTCTAGTGTAACGGCTGCGTGTGTTTGTAGACTTTCTTATAATTATCAGTTAAATGCTATTTTTCCAAAATAATCAGAATAACCATGTCTTTTCAATGAAGCATAATAATAGATTAACTGTGTTTTTCAGTTGTAAGTCAAGATTATCTGTAGTTCACTGTGGAAGTACCTCGCTCAAACCACTTGTAATACCAACCAGCCATATTTCCAGCTGACAGACATGTCAACATTGGCCAAATTTTTAAGTCAAATAATCATGAAAACCATATTTTCAGCAAGGTCCAGCCAATATTGACAGACAAGTTAATGGCAATATTTTTTAGAAAAATCACTGTAAAAAACCCCACTATTTTCAGCAGGGTACACCCCAGCTCTTTTCATCTGCCGATTGGTCGGGTGAAAAAATATGTAGGCTGTCCACACCTGCGCATCAGTTTCTATTGAATTGCTAGTGTTTCTGAGTAATTAATTTATAAATCTATAATAGTGTTTCCATTCACTCTGCCTACATGATtgagtattgtaaaaaaagtaAGCCTCATCAGAGCCATTCCTACGACAGGTGTTACCACCCCTCAACCAGAATGAGATGGCCCATCCTGAAGGAAATGAGCATAACAGCATGTACATTGTTTGTGATGACGGCAATAGAGCTTTGGAAAAAATTCATCATCTTTTCTTTTGTCTAGaaatatcaattttgttttctttgcatatGTTCCGTCAGAGAAGCACTGAATATTTGATTAGAGGAAATTGTTGGCAAAGCCAGCCGTATGAAAGTCATATATCCTTCCATGCATTTCTCCTGTAATATACCGTACTTGTCAAAACAAGCTTTGAGTCGGTGACCAAGCTATATTGAAATTGACAATACGGGACTGTAAGACTGGGATGAAATACTGAACAAAAGTGATCTTGACTCTTTGCACCCAATTTTGGGGTAAATCTTTACAGGGTTGAAAGTAACTCCTACATTCCAGTGTTTTGGTAAATCCCtatatgatgtcataggtcaccaggagGTCAGGGTTCAGAGGGTTGAAAAATACTCCTGCATACCAGTGTTAAAGGAAATCGTTGCTTTAAGGATGCAAACAAATATACCCCAGCCACTTTGACATCCACTTTTGCCCTCATGGATTTTCTTAATGGTTTTTCCACTCAGCTCAAAACAGCATgagcagtccgggtcagctccaaaattggagactcattatgataatgtattccggcattcagccaatcatcgaccagattacatcattaataaagtacaggtcacgctgggtcacaaattacccaccaagtgtgatcggcagttttgggccgcttattaagcccctgtcttgtgaatttcgacgaatttcgacagtcaacataatccacgtgttctgcagaaggtcatgtcaacaaggagtccgattagtgaacaaatattcgaaatattgacgattcatttctacccccagtttatcgatttcgttcaagtaccgagaatcattttgtggatgttcgtcatctctattagaaatactgttataaaggttatttgtgtaggtacgcgtataacattttgcaagaaagaagagcaatgtcagagctttaaaacgatacctgttttgtagttgtcaaacgcagactaaaaatggtacgcgattttgaaaatgtgttgacagagtggccacacacaactgttccccatacggtagaatttgtatcgctgccatctccgatacaaatggggtattctgaacgatctgtgtaggtacacgatttatatttcgcaggacttcaagccagagtctaggaatcacggcgatatatggggtttggttgtcttagctagaataaaactggtacgcgattttgaaattgtgttttgacagagtggccacacaactgttcgacattatgacagaatacggcgcgggagttcgacacagtatggcgtacgtaacgaaggacgcatgtggaggttgccaggaaatacaatttttactgatggcgcgctggccgctgattggctaatgagagggggaaaatattatggtatagcgtctccaattttggagctgacccggactaaTGAGAGCAACAGTAGGTTTGTTGCTAAATCATATATGTCACTTCATCGTGAAATTGGCCATGGCTGGCAGATATTCAGATCAAAGTGTCTCTTTTGTACCTGTGTCTCTTTCTATAGGCAATAAACAAAGTCTGATCAGAAATTCTGGACAAGTGTTTATTTTAACATATTGATAACAGAACTGTATCATCATTTGGAATTAGTCTGGTTCATTGCAAGATTAAATATTCAGAATGtaaaatcacggtccctctatccacgatagagggactgtggtaaaaTACACAGTTAAGTTTGGTATCATAATGTCAGTCTTGTCTTATGCAAGTATTTAGGTCACCTACATGTAGGATCAATTTTATGTCTGAAAGCCATGGCTGAGGGTGACAAGTGTACTTTTCCTCAGGGGAAGTCGGTAGTGAACTTGATAAAGGGACATGATCACCATTGTTGGAATGATATTATTCtggttttcatttcaattttgtggaAGGAGTCATGATATTCTGTAAGATGGAGTATTTCTAATGGTCAGTTGCCAAACGTATCGTTTCTGTTCACAAGCAGATCATTTGAATACTGCAACGCCATAATGACAAATCCCCTACAGTCGACGGGATTTGAAAGAGGCAGCAGTCAGCCATTATCTTGACACACAAGCATCAATAAATCTCCAACCAGAAGGTACATCATGCAGATAGTCGGACTGTGATATTGTCACATCATGACTTTTCACAGCCTTAATTTTGtttccaaatttttaaaattcagcCGTATTGTCTAATAAttcaaaacttttgaaacatCATTGTCTTTGACACTGTCATTTCAATTCATCTCTTCATTCTGGAGACTCCATAATGCACTTCTCATGTCGTACCGTGATGACACTATTCTAAATTCCTTTGAGAGTGTACTTTACACGAAAGATGTACTGAAAGTAGAAATCACTGTATATAGAATGAAAGTAGCTGTAGCTTCTGTAGTTCCCATTGGTGTCATCAGACTGGTAACCTTGGCAACCAGTCGTTACATGGCTCACTGGGCTGGAAAATTCCTGGATGCTCATATTCAAATAGGGGCACTGATATTGCGTGTACATTGAAGCATATAAAAGTGTCTGATGTGTACCAGAAATTGAATTGCCCTACACGTTACTTTGACAACAAGGTGAATGGTGGAGTTGCAGTGTCCAAATGAGGGAGCATGTTTACAATGGCAGAATGCAATAAATCAGATCTCACAGGGAGAAAAATGGCAAAGATTTTGTCAATGATGGATACTTCATCAATTTTGTCCCCTTGGACAGCGGCAGATATGCCAAATCCAATAATTGGATAACAATATTGAAGTGGAAGGAGATATATTTATAAATGGCTTGGATGCTGTGAGATTTGTGCTTGCAGAATTTTTTGCTAAAACAGTGTAAACTCAAGCAGATTTACCAGAGAATACTTATAAAATTCACCAAATCCTCAAAgtacaatagcgctgatcgcaaatgatgtcacattttctctcattaatatgcataaattaaTTATCGTCCGCATTTTCAGCATACACGATGAAAAGATAACCTGTGAGTGTTacaattgcaacaaaatgtcaaatgattCGTATGAATTTATGGTTTTGACGACAAGCTACAACAAAAGCCGTGCatataacaacaaaatttgtctgaattatAGGCAGCATTGTTGGAAATTGTgcgcttgcagctatatttagtaacaaacctgaaatcgcggtCAACGCTATTGATGAATGATAATCATTTATGCGATGAATGTTAATGAATGTTGtttatgtatgcaaatcaaGAAACTCATCGACTCATTACCAACATAGAATATTCATGTATCTCGGATCCTGCACCATATAATAAAATTCAATGTCTTACTTTACCGGCTTCCAGAAACACTACAAACCTCACAAGAAATAAGTTATacacaattaaaaattaaaaatggacattaaaaagtgacattttgtgtacatttatatcatAATCTGACAAGAAATAAGTTATATACAGTTGAAAAAGTGACCTTTAatcctttgcaccctgaccccctggtgacctatgacatcatacacatttttggacaccgtggtgcgaagcaccaaaggtgtcctatgtcgccacaatgtctgtgtgtgtccgtctgtccgtccgtccgtccgtccatccgtctgtccgtctgtccgtccgtccgtccgtccgtagacagattttgttccactcataacttaagaacccttaggtccaatgtcatgcaatttggtatttggtattatcatgatgagacttagatctgattagattttggtgggtgtggcttattaattaattgctcatttgcatattttatgacttttttcgttcacgcagatatctcagagacgcctggagcgatttcgttcaaactttgtaacaggatagtactctacctcatacagatgcacattgatttgtttcacaatgtgatcaaatttggccgtgttagaggactttttagttttcgcctccatagactcccatgtataaggcaatccatagactcccatgtataaggcaatccatagactcccatgtataaggcaatccatagactcccatgtataaggcaatccatagactcccatgtataaggcaatccatagactcccatgtttaaggcagtccatagactcccatgtataaggcagtccatagactcccatgtataaggaagtccatagactcccatgtataaggcaatccatagactcccatgtttaaggcagtccatagactcccatgtataaggaagtccatagattcccatgtataaggaagtccatagactcccatgtataaggcagtccatagactcccatgtataaggcagtccatagactcccatgtataaggcagtccatagactcccatgtataaggccaagaaaaataaaattttagttctcatcgtattcatattgcaaaaaggatgcagtgacacagtttttagtccccacagataaagtccagggggctcatagattgggtcatgtcagtccgtcagtgcatccatgtgagtccatccgttcacgcagatatctgagatgctttgacaaaatgtcacgtgacctttgacctcaaatatacatatttgtccataactcggtaaccacaagtgctaaacctttcatatatggtatgatgggacaccctatgataacacatattgtacctcattaattatgtgcatatctaattttgagcaagccaatagagctagaggtctgattttggtatatatggataacttagcaatacaatttttttgacaaaatgtcatgtgaccttggtgacctttgacctcaaatatacatatttgtccataactcagtaatcactaatgctacacccttcatatttggtatgatgggacaccttatgacgccacatgtTGTACCtcataattatgcacatatctaattttgagcgagccaatagagccagaggtctgatttttggtatgtacggataacttagcaatacaatttttttgacaaaatgtcatgtgacctcggtgacctttgacctcaaatatacatatttgtccataactcagtaaccacaagtgctacacccttcatatttggtatgatgggacaccttatgacgccacatattgtacctcattaattatgcacatatctaattttgagcgagccaatagagctagaggtctgatttttggtatatagggataacttagcaatacaatttttttgacaaaatgtcacgtgacctcggtgaactttgacctcaaatatacatatttgtccataactcagtaaccacaagtgctacacccttcatatttggtatgatgggacaccttatgacgccacatattgtacctcattaattatgcacatatctattttgattgagccaatagagctagacgtctgatatttggtatatagggataacttagcaatacaatttttttgacaaaatgtcatgtgacctcggtgacctttgacttcaaatatacatatttgtccataactcagtaaccacaagtgctacacccttcatatttggtatgatgggacatcttatgacgccacatattgtacctcattaattatgcacatatctaattttgagcgagccaatagagctagaggtctgatttttggtatgtagagATAACTTAGCTatacaatattttgacaaaatgtcacatgacctcggtgacctttgacctcaaatatacatatttgtccaaaactcagtaaccacaagtgctacacccttcatatttggtatgatgggacaccttatgacgccacatattgtacctcattaattatgcacatatctaattttgagcgagccaatagagctagaggtctgatttttggtatatagagataacttagcaatacaatttttttgacaaaatgtcatgtgacctcggtgacctttgacctcaaatatacatatttgtccataactcagtaaccacaagtgctacacccttcatatttggtatgatgggacaccttatgacgccacatattgtacctcattaattatgcacatatctaattttgagcgagccaatagagctagaggtctgatttttggtatgtagggataacttagctatacaatttttttgaaaaaaatgtcacgtgacctcaatgacctttgacctcaaatatacatatttgtccataactcaggaaccacaagtgctacacccttcatatttgatatgatgggacaccttatgatgccacatattgtacctcattaattatgtgcatatcttattttgagcaagccaatagaggtaaatgtatgatttttagtatgtagggacagactataggatagaaattttttgacaaaatgtcatgtgacctcgataaccttttacgtaaaatacacgattatgtcaataaataggtaaccacaagtgctatgtcctttatatttagtaggatgggagaccttatgacaacacatgctttacctcgttaattatgcccatatataattgtgggcaagccaatagagctagaggtctgaattttggcatatatggattaattagcaatacaatggtgttttttttttcaaaatgtcacgtgaccttgatgacctttgaccttgaatatgcatatatatgcataactcagtaaccacaagttctttacgcttcaattttgataggatagtagaccttaagatgtcacatcttgtacctcatttattatgcacatatgtatttcttggctggccaatacagctagaggtctgatcttttttcccgatttagaaccataacttagacatgcctgttgtttcaaaatgggaacaatgacatcgacctatgtgtccatagatctgaacatatacactccagtgatacttcttaatgacctcatttccctgccccatcaagactaatactcctattacaagtggggactatgtcaatgtcaatgacttgttacttctatacagaatattatctcacatagtgagtgtctgaatattattctgaattgtattccaaagcacattctgaaaggactcttctggaatatacagaatattatctcacatagtgagtgtctgaatgttattctgaattgtattcctaagcacattctgaaagtaactcttctgaaaatttcacattctttggcactgcaccatctccctaatacatactgatgacccacggtgtccactcaagtctcactttgattttccGAGTCGGGGTTAAAGgataaaaagtgacattttaaatacatttattaTCAAATGTTTCTAATCCaagttttttttgtcttttcttttTGCAGACAGAAGACAGTGGATGGCTATCGGGGTCCTCATAATTATAATGATTGTAGTGATAGTATTATTCT contains the following coding sequences:
- the LOC139114056 gene encoding syntaxin-6-like codes for the protein MSLEDPFFVVKDEVQKAVSNARSLYQRWCELLEDPSAVSKEEYDWTTNELRNSLRSIEWDLEDLDETIGIVETNPKKFKIDLPELEERKNFVLRTKELVKEMKDHMASPSTKSREERKSRQSLMPNGPKRGQDKYTRLENDIEQSNQRYLDDTRQQQQLIMSHQDEQLEKVGDSVTVLKSMGQTIGNELDEQAVMLDDFSTEMERTDSKLDGVMKKMAKVTRMSNDRRQWMAIGVLIIIMIVVIVLFFVL